Proteins encoded in a region of the Diabrotica virgifera virgifera chromosome 4, PGI_DIABVI_V3a genome:
- the LOC126883973 gene encoding uncharacterized protein LOC126883973, translated as MDIYRLRSDELTYELTSRGYDIGDGKVETKRNLLRSAIKAEILGRIKPRTVEFDPVSELGICSGKIQEIVGDLEQFDINNVRSEYARINTRLLHVSRRVENICAPLELRDEKRNMMDLMKDLVVNLETLVTGGTLEAVGQDDPTSSSSLLDASTDELADLLHRSSAIGETVYGTETNNPNKLALNYTQNCNTTPSATWSGNWMPKRTLQEFDPLFKNISSSSKPSLKTNTNNTTTSSAQQVPTINNVVVTSNDYGHNADNDFFRPSINIPGPIINPSLDSNNVSTMPAFNRFTNRTIPSTNHILESNNNQYLGTNNIPGNFGNTPISSNIIPNNTNHVTFAEDIAQSLRTSYAEVPNMHRTNPDYNFPNNNLVSQHSGSSGNNFYPTPSGNVPSDLNNFSGFVSQLNNNYNNLGGNTTQPKNFYTPDNYPNLNTAFTTNVGNSSHFGQNISRNNLGYSTHPNEVSDKCMAKNSEIKVPDKFVDVGKWKLSFDATSSVTDFLDRLEEMRISRNISETQMLNSVSELLNGDVNIWYRFARSKISSYREFQQVLRNTFLPSNYEEKILEILRHRTQATGENVVIYVAYMEGLYNKLATKPDEISRVRHIKNRMLPYIQLGLAGKPVNTIDTLIYVGREIEEAHANAQEYRTPPVNPRNSVEPGLEYRRPNLRVSAINNSRRSNGGYCNTNSQSGPVGPSFTGTTSNSGAEVNVTASTTNTSPSSSADVSAVPTTLVTRGKCYNCGKIGHFRRQCAQPARPFCYRCKEPNVKITNCPKCSGNELAG; from the coding sequence ATGGATATTTATAGGTTACGTAGCGACGAGTTAACTTATGAACTCACAAGTAGAGGCTATGACATTGGAGACGGTAAGGTAGAGACTAAGCGCAATTTACTACGGAGTGCTATAAAAGCAGAGATTTTAGGAAGAATTAAACCCAGAACGGTGGAATTCGATCCCGTATCGGAATTAGGTATTTGTTCCGGTAAAATTCAGGAAATAGTAGGGGACTTAGAACAATTCGATATTAATAACGTTAGATCTGAATATGCTAGGATTAACACCAGGTTACTTCATGTTAGTAGAAGAGTGGAAAATATTTGTGCTCCTTTAGAGCTTAGAGATGAGAAACGGAACATGATGGATTTAATGAAGGACTTAGTAGTTAATTTAGAGACACTAGTTACAGGTGGTACATTAGAAGCTGTCGGTCAAGATGACCCTACGTCATCTTCCAGCTTATTGGATGCGAGTACAGACGAATTGGCAGACCTTTTACATAGATCATCGGCGATAGGAGAAACAGTATATGGTACAGAAACGAATAATCCTAATAAGTTAGCTTTAAATTATACCCAAAATTGTAATACGACTCCTTCAGCGACTTGGTCAGGAAATTGGATGCCCAAACGAACATTACAGGAATTTGACcctctttttaaaaatatttcgtcTAGTTCAAAACCTAGTTTAAAAACTAATACAAATAATACTACTACAAGTTCAGCTCAGCAGGTTCCTACTATTAATAACGTTGTTGTTACAAGTAATGATTACGGTCACAATGCTGATAATGACTTTTTTAGACCTAGTATTAATATTCCTGGTCCGATAATTAATCCTTCGTTGGATAGTAACAATGTTTCTACAATGCCAGCTTTTAATAGATTTACTAATAGGACTATACCTAGTACTAATCATATTCTTGAATCAAATAATAATCAGTATCTTGGTACAAATAATATTCCTGGAAATTTTGGGAATACTCCCATTTCTTCAAACATTATTCCAAATAATACAAACCATGTTACTTTTGCGGAGGATATCGCTCAATCGTTAAGAACAAGCTACGCGGAGGTACCTAACATGCATAGGACAAATCCGGATTATAATTTTCCCAATAATAATTTAGTAAGTCAACATTCCGGTAGTAGCGGTAACAATTTTTATCCTACACCTTCTGGTAACGTTccttcagatttaaataatttttcaggCTTTGTTTCTCaactaaataataattataataatttaggGGGTAATACGACTCAGCCGAAAAATTTTTACACTCCTGATAATTATCCAAATCTTAACACAGCTTTCACTACTAACGTAGGTAATTCATCACATTTTGGACAAAATATTTCAAGGAATAATTTAGGTTATTCGACACATCCAAATGAGGTGTCCGATAAATGTATGGCTAAAAATTCAGAAATAAAGGTACCCGATAAATTTGTAGATGTGGGTAAATGGAAGTTAAGTTTTGACGCGACTTCTAGTGTAACAGACTTCCTTGATCGTCTTGAGGAAATGCGAATTTCGAGGAATATTTCTGAAACTCAAATGTTAAATAGTGTGTCGGAATTACTGAACGGCGACGTAAATATATGGTATCGTTTCGCCAGGAGCAAAATTTCGAGCTATAGAGAATTTCAACAAGTTTTGAGGAACACCTTCTTGCCTAGTAATTACGAGGAGAAAATTTTAGAGATTTTGAGACATCGTACCCAGGCTACGGGAGAAAACGTAGTTATCTATGTTGCATATATGGAAGGACTCTATAACAAATTGGCTACTAAACCAGACGAGATTTCGAGGGTCAGACACATTAAGAACCGTATGTTGCCATATATTCAATTAGGTTTGGCTGGAAAACCGGTTAATACCATAGATACCCTGATTTATGTCGGTAGAGAAATTGAGGAGGCACATGCAAATGCGCAGGAATATCGTACTCCACCTGTTAATCCTCGTAATTCTGTCGAACCAGGATTAGAGTATAGGCGACCGAACTTAAGGGTCTCTGCCATTAATAATTCAAGACGTTCCAACGGCGGATATTGCAATACGAATTCTCAAAGTGGTCCAGTAGGTCCTTCGTTTACGGGTACTACTTCAAATTCTGGAGCAGAGGTAAATGTCACAGCGTCAACTACCAATACTAGTCCATCTTCATCTGCAGATGTTAGTGCGGTTCCCACGACTTTAGTTACTAGGGGTAAATGTTACAACTGTGGTAAGATTGGTCATTTCCGAAGACAGTGTGCCCAGCCAGCACGTCCTTTCTGTTATCGATGTAAAGAGCCGAATGTGAAGATTACGAACTGTCCTAAGTGCTCGGGAAACGAGTTGGCAGGTTAG